In Deltaproteobacteria bacterium, the sequence TGGCTCCCTGAGGCCTTTGGGAGCGGACATGATGGAGATCTACGTCGTCCGGCACGGCATCGCCGTCCCCAGCGAAGCGGGGATTCCCGACCGGTTCCGCCCGCTCACCAGCAAGGGCCGCCGGCGCTTCCGCAGGACTGCCCGGAGATTCGCCCGCCTGGGACGCGAGCTCGACCTGATCCTGACCAGCCCTCTGGTCCGGGCCGTTCAGACTGCGGAGATCCTCGTCGGGGCCGTGAAGAATGCGGAGGTCGCGGTGCTGGAGGAACTGGATCCGAAGTCCGGCGTCGCGCCGTTGCTCGAAGCGGTGGCGCGTCGCGCCGACTTCCGATCCGTCGCCCTCGTCGGCCACGAACCGCAGCTGTCGGGTCTCGTCGCCTTGCTGACCGCGATACCGGGCAGCGAGATCGAGATGAGGAAGGGCGCAATTGTCCGTCTCGACGTGGCCGAAGCGGTGGAACCCGGATCCGCGGAGCTGCGCTGGACCCTGAATCCGATGTCGAAGGAAGTGGAGAAGGGAGGCCGCGGGCTCGGCTCTCCTCGCGAACCAGCGTAGGCAATGGCGAGCTGGAACGCTCGCGAGCAAGAAGCGCAAGCGCCGGTAGCTCCGCGGCGACCTTGGTCGGATTCAGTTGCACCAGGACAGCATTGACAGCCGATACGGCTGCACGATAACCCGCGTGACCGTGGCGGAAAGAGAGAAAAGCGGCTGGCTCCTCCTCATCCACCAGATCCCGCCGAAGCCGAACTATTTTCGGGTGAAGATCTGGCGACGCCTCCAGAAGCTCGGCGCAGTCGCGATCAAGAATTCCGTGTACGCGCTGCCCAGCACCGATCAGGCCGTCGAGGATCTGAACTGGGTCCTTCGTGAGATCGTCGAGGGCGGCGGCGATGCGTCGCTGGTCGAGGCGAGGCTCATCGAGGGACTCGACGACGAGCAGGTCAAGGAGATGTTCCGTGCCGCGCGCGATGCCGACTACCACGCGATTGCGAATGACGCGCGCGGGCTCGCCCGACAGCTCCCGCGAAAAGGGGAGCTCGACGAAGACAAACGCAGCGAGCTCGCGGCCGGCCTCGCCCGCCTGCAGAAGCGGGTCGGCGAAGTTGCCGCCCTGGATTTCTTCCACGCGCGTGGCCGCGAGGCGGTCGAGGGATTGCTTCAGGAGTTGGAGGACAAGGTCGCCGCCCGCGTGCCCAGGATGGGCATCTGGCACGAGCTGTCGATGGACATGGTCGGCAATCACATCCAGGTCTTCTTCGACGGCAGCAAGGTCATCGACGACCGCGACGACACCTTCAAGGACGCCGGCAAGTTCGGCGTCTGGACCAAGGCCGATTCCATCGTCCAGTTCGACGACCTCGTCGCCACGCCGAAGTAAGCCGGTCAAAGGAGAAGCACATGATCGCCATCGCCCTGGTGCTGGCTGCAACGCTGAACACCGCGAAGATCGAGGAGCTCATCGGCCTCAAAGGCAAGCTCGACGAGAAAGAGGGTGCGTTCAAGGTCTCGTATCCGCGTTCCGACATCGCTCCGACGGCGGCTGGCGTGAAGCTGACACCACCGCTCGGCCTCACCGCTTGGGCTTCCTTCAGCGGCGGGGGAGCGCACACGATGGTCATGGGCGACATGGTCCTGACGGAGGACCAGGTGAACGCGGCGATGAGCGCGGCGCTGGACAGCGGCCTGGAAGTGACCGCTCTGCACAATCACTTCTTCTGGGATTCGCCGAAGGTGATCAACACCATGGGCGTGAACACCTGGGCAGCGCTGGCCGGCTCCCCCGAGAAAGCCGTCGTCGACGGCGACTTCGCCATGCTCGAGTCGGAGATGCAGGAGATCCTCAAGACGCTCCGCCACGCGAACATCAATATCGTCGCCATCCACTCGCACATGGCGGGCGAACAGCCTCGAATTCTCTTCCTGCACTACTGGGGAGTCGGGCCGGCGGAACAGCTTGCCAAGGCGGTCATGTCGGCAGTGGCCAAGACGGGGGGAAATGATTCCCGGGTCAATGTTTCCGATCCGTGTCGGCGATGAACCTGCCTCGAGTCCGCGTGTCCTTGCCGTTGCCTGCCGTAGTGCGGCGGGCAGATCGGAGGGCGCGAATGGATCGCAGTCCGATGCCGGTGAGCGCTTTGTTCGAAGTGCGAGTGCTGGTGGTCGAGGACGATGCGGATCTGATCGAATCCGTCCGCCGCGTACTGCCCCGAAGCTTCCGGGTCACCGCCTGCCGATCGGCCCGCGCGGCGGTCGCCATCGTCGAAGCCGGGAAGTTCTTCGACGTCCTGATCTGCGGGTACGAGATGCTCGAGATGAATGGCCGCGAGCTGCACTCGTCGATTGCGGATCTCGACGCTGTCCTGGCGCGGAACGCGCTGGTGATCGTGTCCAGCCGCCTGTCGCCGGAAGACGAGCGGTACTTCGGGGATCGCCGCGTCCGTCTCATCTACAGCCCGTTCCGGTCGGAGCGGCTGCGCGAGGAGGTCGAGGTGCTCGCGACGCATGCGATGCTCGCGCTGTATCGCCTCGAGCGCTACGTCATTCAATGATGTCTGCGTCCTACCCTATCTGGTCATCCAGGATCTCGAGCGCACCGTGAGTGCCGCATAGGGGAAGATCCAGAACAGTGTGAGCGCCGAGAAATACGAATACAGCAGCCCATAGAGGACGTCGCTCGACCGGCTGCTACGGACGTACACGAGGATTCCCAGGACCGAGATCACCCCCAGCGCCGCGAGCACGCCGACCAAGGCGTGTGGCTGCTGGCCCATGCGCGACAGCGTGTGGCACCAGCTCAGATATCCCACGGGATAACGCAGGTTCGTCACCACGCAGTCGAGCAGCGCGAACATGCGCGCTGCAGGAGGACGCTTCCAGACGATACGAGCCAGGCGCAGTTCCTCGCGCACGTAGCTGCGCTCCCAGCGCAGGTACATCTTGACCAGCTTCGCGTACGTGGACGGCACCACCGTGCGCACGATTGCAGAGCCCTGGTAGACCGTGTCGAAACCGCGGTTGAGGATCGAGTTCGTCAGCGCGCGGTCCTCGCCGTAGGTGCAGGGTGCGCCGAGAAACGTTTGCGAAGTCCACTCTTCGAGCACCTCCCGAACGACAGCAAGACGATACGCGGCGAGCGCCCCGGGACAGCAGTAGACGGTGCCGTAGACGGACTGCACGGCGCGCAGCAGGTCGAACGACAGCGCGAACCGGACGTCGAGCATGCGGGGCAGCATGCCGGCGCCGGCGTTGTAGACCGCCACACGGCCGGCAACGGCGCCGACGCGCGGGTCGCGGAAGGGGCCTCCCATGGCGAGCAAGGCGGCCCGGTCGATCACGCTGTCGGAGTCGATCGTGACGACGATCTCTCCACGGGCGTGGAGAAAGCCCGCTTCCAGAGCTGCGCGCTTGCCGCGGTTGCCGGCGAATCGGATCGTCGTGATCAGGCCGGGATCGCGCGAAGCAGCGCGCGACACGTACTCCCATGTGTCGTCGGTGCTGCCGTCATCGACGACGACGATCTGCAGACGTGAGCGGGGGTAGTCGGCCGCGGCCACCGACTCGATCGAGCGGGCGACCATCGGACCCTCGTTGTACGCGGGGATGATCACCGTCAGCGGCGGCGCGTCGGCGAATGTCGCCGCGGCAGCGGGGCGATACCGCAGCCAGAGCATCGTTCGGAACAGCAGGAGGAAGAGCCCCATCGTCGCCCAAACGACGCCGGGACGAGTCCAGATCCACGCGTGGTCGAAGATCGCCATTGGCGATCCTCGGGACACCAGGGCAGGTACCACCGTTCATGGCGGACACCAGATAGAAACGTGAGATCCGACGCAGGTCGCAAAAGTCGGCGCGAAGGGCCTTGCTAGCGCTGGAAGGCATCAGACCACTGCGCTCGATGGTACCGAAAGAGGTCGCACAGGCTCTCGCCGATGGAATATGCCGGGGCGAATCCAAGCCCCTGAAGGCGCGACACGTCGGCGACATGCCGCCGGACGCCGGCGGTTCGATCGTTGCGCCGGACAACCTCGACCTGGCCGTTCAACCCGGAAATGCGAAGCAGCTCGGAAAGGATGGCGTGAATCGGGGTCTCGCGCCCGCTCGCGAGGTTGTACACGTTGCCGCCATCGCCCCTCTGCGCGAGGAGGAGAAGGGCGGCCGCGACGTCGCGTACGTCGATGAAGTCGCGAGTCGTATCGAGTGCCCCAACCTCGAGTGCGGAGTGACGCGAGGCCGGAACCGACGCAAGCTGGGCGGCAAGACGCGCACAGACATGACTCTCGCTTTGCCCCGGCCCGACCACGTTGAAGATGCGCGCCGTCACGAAGGGCAAGCCGCCGCGCTCGGCATGGATGCGCACGACGTGCTCGGCTGCCAGCTTCGTCAGTCCGTACATGTCCGCCGGATGGCAGGTATCGGACTCGCGAATCGGCAGCGCTTCCGGCTCTCCGTAGACGCTGCCGCTGGACCCGAGGATCACCAGCGCGTCGAGCCCTGGCGCATCGGCGACCGCGTTCATCAAGGAAGCGGTTCCCTCGACGTTCGTTTGGAGCAGATCGCGCTGCGACGCCGTATGCAGCGCGGATGCGAGATGAAAGACGCAATGCGGCCGGAACTCGCGAAGAAGGTCACACAATCCGGGCGTATCGAGCAGCGAGACGGACCGATATCGATGGCGTGCGGAGATGCTGGCGAGCAGCTCCGCGGGCAGTGGAGCCCGTTCTTGTCCACCGCGCGTCGAGATCGCATGCGTGAAGAAGCCATCGACGCCGCCCGATCGGCCGATGCCCAGCACCTCCGATTCGGGCTCCGTATCGAGGATGCGCGCGGTGAGATAACGCCCGACGAGTCCCTGGGCGCCCGTGATGAGGTACCGGCGGGTCACCGTTCGACGCCCGCGATCGTCAGGCGCAGCCCTTCTTCGAGCGCAATCGCAGGCTGCCACCGGAGGATCTCGCACGCCCGCCGGTTGTCGGCGATCAGCTCGTGAATCTCGCTCTTGCCTGGCCGATCCCGTTCCCCGATTTCCTGGATCGGGCAGGTCAGCGCGAGCGCCTCGAGGATGAGCTCCGCGACCCGCCCGACGCTCGTTCCGCGCATGGTGCCGATGTTGAAGATCTCCAGCTCCGGGCGCTCGAGAAAACAGGCGCTGGCAATCGCCTCAGCGACGTCGGTGACGAAGCAGTAATCCCGGATCGGCCGCAGGTCTCGAAGGATCACCGGCAGGCCGCGGCGCGCCATGCCGACGATCGTCGGGATCAACGATTCCGGAGACGCCGCGGGACCGTAGATCGAGAAGGGCCGGAGGATGACGGCGCGCAGGTCGAACGCATGGACGTAGGACTCGATGAGCCTCTCGGCCCCGATCTTCGCCGCGGCGTACGGAGATCGCGCGCTGAGCGGATGGTCTTCGCCGACGAGTGAGTGAAGCGGCCGGCCATAGACTTCGGCCGACGAGACGTACACCACCTTCCGCACGCCCTCCGCGCGGCAGGCCTGCAACAGCGCAGCGGTTCCTTCGCCGTGGACCCGCACGTATTTCGACGGGTCCTGGAACGAAGCGCCCACCGATGCAGGTCCCGCGAGGTGCACGACGGCGTCGGCGCCGGCAACCAGCTTCCGCATTGCCGTCGAGTCACAGATGTGGACCTGGGCGACGTACGCAGCGCCGGGCGGGATTCGCGCCGCCTCGTTCGGAGGCCCGATGACGGCCTGGACGCGGGCTCCCTTGCGCGCCAGCGCATCGACGGCTGCGGGCCCCAGGAATCCTCCTGCGCCCGTGACCGTGATGCACCTGCCCTGCAGCGGGTTCTCCATCGTCTCGCCCGGTCAATGCACTGGCGCACGGCGCTTGCAGTGCGTCTCGATCATGCTCTCGAAGCAGCCTTCCACCTGGCGGGTGGTCACCTCCGGAGTGAAGCGTTCGAGATAGCGTTCGTAGGCGCCCCGGCCCAGCCGCTCGGCGAGGCGGGCGTCTCCCAGCACTTGCATCAAAGCCTGCGCCAGTGCGCCCGGGTCGTCCGGCGGAACGACGAGGCCCGTCCGGCCATGCTCGACGTGATCCGGAATTGCTCCGACGGAAGAGACCACCGCCGGCTTTCCCAGCGACATCGCTTCGATGATCGCGTTGGGAAGAGAATCGATCGACGAAGGGTGGACGTGAACGTCGATGACATTCCAGACGTCGGCGATGCTTCCCGGATAGCCGTGGATTCGAACGCGGTGTGCGATTCCCAGCTCCTCCGCCTGCCGACGCAACTGCTGCGGATAAGTCGGACCCTGGCGCTCGTAGCCGACGCAGAGGACGTAGACGTCGTGCCCGCCGTCGATGATGCGCCTGGCGGCTTCGAGGAGCACCGCTTGCCCCTTGAAGGGAACGAGGCCCGCGACCTGCCCGAGGATGGTTGCGCGGGTGTCCTCGGGGATGCCGAAGTCCCTCAGCACCTCGCTTCGCGAGCGGGAAGGCTTGTCCAGGCGCACGCCGTTCGCGATCACGTGCAGCGGCGGCGGCGATCCGCCGATGTAACGCGCGAGCTCGGTGGCCCGAATCTTCGCGTCGGTGATGATCGCGCTGCAGCGGCGAAGATTGAGCCGGCGAATCGGCGGAAAGAGAATCTGCCGGATGGAGCGGCTGTCCAGGATCTTCCAGAGGTCCAGCTCGCTGTAGAGGGTGATGGACACAGGAACGCCGGCGCTCACGGCCGCGGGCACCGCTGTGTAGAGCGCGGTCTCGAGGTGTGCGTCGACGACGTCGGCACGGCTGGAGATGATGAGGCGCCGCAGCTTCTGGATGGCGGCCGCGAGCGTGGTGGCGGTGTTCGTGAGCCTGACGATGCGCGGGCCTCGCGCGCCGGCCGGATGCGGCACGCCGAGGTCGTGCACCCTCACGCCCGCGTCAGCGAACTGGCGCCGCATGGAGCCGCACTGGCTGCGAAGCGCGTGGTCCGCCGGGTACAGCGTGACCACCGTGTGGTCGAACCGGTTCGTATCGATTGTGCGGGCAACATGGAAGAGGCGGTTCTCGCCTCCGCCAAAGTTGAGGTCCGAGATGACGGAGAGGACCCTGATCACGGCTGCACCCGTCCGGGTTCCGCAGCGATCGCGCCCGGCCAGCGGTCCGCATTCTCGACGAGGAGCCGTTCCGCATGGACCAATGCCGCCTCGTCATTGACGTCGATCCAGGGCTCTCGGTGTGGGTAGGCGGCGACCGTGTCGTCCGCCTGGAGCAGGGCATCGATCAGCGCGGGCACGTCGAATCGGCGGCCGGCGGGAACGCGATCGATGGCCCTGCGGTTGAAAACGTATGTCCCGCTCGAGACGGGCACGGACAATTTCGGCTTCTCGCGGTACGCGACGACGCGCTGCCCCGCCAGGTCGAGCATGCCAAACGGAATCGGAAACGGCTGATCGTGAGTGGCGATCGTCGCGGCGGCCTCGCGTTCCCGGTGGTAACGGGCGAGCTGTCCCAGGTCCAGGCTCGTCAGATTGTCGACGTTGACGATCAGGACGTCGTCGATCCATGGCGGCAAGGACGCGACCGCACCGATGGTGCCGAGTTGTTCGGTCTCGACCAGCGCCTCCAGCGTGGCAAACTGCGATTTGGCCAGTGGCCGGCCGTGCGCGTCGATCCACGCGGCGAGAGCGCGTTCCTGCGCGCTGACGGCGACGTAGAGCTGCTTGAACCCGAACCACAGCAATGCCCGCAGATTGCACTCGATTAGAGGCACCCCAAGCACCGTCCGCAGACTCTTGTGTCGACTGGAGCCTCCTGCCCTCATCCGTTCCGATCGACCGCCGGCCATGATCAGCGCGGCGACTGAAGAGCTAGCCATGGGAGGTCCCGCCCGTGAGTTGGGAAACGATCTGCGGCAAGGTGATGCTCCTGCCGCATGAAGGCCAGTGCCGGCTCCTCTCGACGGTGTGAAATCCAGCGCCGCGCGGCAAGCAATCCCGATAAAAAATGAACTCAATGACAAGCGCGAAAATGTAAGCGTGAATGATGCGCTCGTTGCCGCTTGCGCGGCCTGAGCTTCCTGCTCACATTCGCGCGCAGGGCGTGACGGGCGGCGGGGCGGATGGCGACTCTCGTTTTCGATATCGGTGGAACGAGGACGCGAGTCGGCCTCTACGATTCCCGTCATTCGAAGATCGTCCGGTCCACCGCTGCCGCGACACCCAATCATCTCGACCTGCCGGAGGCGCCGTTCGAACGATTGCGCGACGGGCTTCTCTCGCTGATGGGCAGGCTGGGCGACGAGCTCGTCGAGCAGCAAACGGTGCGGGAAGTCGACGTCGCCTTCGCGGGGCCGATCGATCCCGCCGGAAACGTTCTCGCTGCCCCCACGCTCTGGGGCGCCCGTTTGACCTCCCCGTATCCGCTGGGACAGGACATCGCGCGCCGCTGGCCCAACGCGCGCGTCGGGATCCTGAACGACGTCACGGCAGCCGGCTATCGCTATTTGCGATCGAGCGGGGATGACTTCTGCATCGTCACGGTCAGCTCCGGAATCGGCAACAAGGTGTTTGCCAACGGCCGGCCGCTGGTCGGCAAGAATGGGTTGGGCGGAGAGCTGGGGCATCTGCGCGTCGACGACTCCGAGGGAGCGCCGATCTGCGAATGCGGCGGCCGCGGACATCTCGGTGCGGTTTCTTCGGGCCGGGCGGTCCTCGCGTACGCGCGAAAGCACGCGCCGCAGAGCTCTTGCATCGAAGGTTTGACGAGCGGCGATCTCGTCGCCGCGTTCCGCCGCGAAGAGCCCTGGGCCATGAAGATCGTCGAGCGCGGCGCCGGCCCGCTCGGCTGGGCGCTGGCAGCGATGCACCTCGGCCTCGGGATCGAGCGGTTCGTGCTCGTCGGCGGCTTTGCGCTGGCGCTCGGCAACGCCTACCGACAGCTCGTGGCCCGGGCGGCAGATGCCCGCTGCTGGGACGCGCCGGGCGGTTGGGATTCGCGCGTGGAGTTGGGCGTGAACGACGACTTGTCGGGACTGATTGGCGCCGGAATCGCAGGAATGGTGCGGGAGGGGTCCGTATGAAGGTCGGCCGCTACAATTATGCGCATCAGCTCGGAACGGACATCGAGCCGCTGATCGCGGACCTGCGGGCGATGCTGGTCGGCGGTCGGTACGAGCTGACACCCGAAGTGAAGCAGTTCGAAGCGCAGCTCGCGGAATTTCTCGGCGCGAGATACGTCCGGGGCGTCAACACCGGTACCGACGCGCTGGTGGTCGCCCTGCGGGCCCTGGGCATCGGGCCGGGCGACCAGGTCGTCACGCAGGCGAACACGTTCCACGCGACCGTCGGCGCCGTCGACCTGGTCGGCGCCGAACCCGTCCTGGTCGACGTGGATCCGGAGACGTTCCTCATCGACAAGCGGCAGCTCCGCGATGCGATCGGTCCGAGGACGCGCGCGCTGATGCCGGTGCACCTGTACGGCAAGCCGACGCCGATGGCCGAGATCGTTGCGCTGGCCGAAGCGCATGGGCTCTTCGTGATCGAGGACGCTGCACAGGCGATCGGTGCCCGCATCGAGGGGCAGTCGGTGGGCACGTTCGGCCACTTCGGATGCTTCAGCTTCCACCCGAGCAAGAACCTCGCCGCGGCGGGCGACGGCGGAGCAGTCGTGGCGAGAAATGCAGAGCTCGACGAGGCGCTCCGGCGGCAACGCGAGCTCGGACAGGTAGGACAGAACAACCACGTGGTGGTCGGATTCAATACCAAGCTCGACGCGCTGCAGGCGAGGATCCTGTCCTGGAAGCTGCCGCGCCTCGAAGAATGGAACGAGCATCGGCGCAAGGTCGCCGGATGGTATCGCGAACGGCTCGCCGGCCTGCCGCTCGGATTCCAGGCGCGCACCGAGGGCGAAACCCACATCTATCATCTCTTCCAGGTGCGGACGGCCGAGCGGGACTCGCTTCTCGCGCATCTGCGCGCGCGCGACATCGACGTGGTCGTCCGCTATCCGACTCCAATTCACCTGCAGCCGGCATTCGCCGCGAAAGGCTGGAAGGCCGGACAGTTTCCGGTCGCGGAACGACTGGCAAGAGAGCTTCTTTGCCTGCCGATCCGGCCGGACATCGGGATCGATGAGATCGATTACGTCACCGATTGCATCCACGACTTCTTCCAGAACGTGGCGGTCGGGTGAAGCCGATCGTCACCATCCTCGGCGGGAGTACGCCCTTCACGGCCGCGTTGGTGGAGGCGCTTCGCACCGCGTCGGCCGGCATTCCCGCCTGCGAGCTGCGCCTCTTCGGCCAGGACGTCGATGCCCTCGAGAGAATGGCACGCTACGGCGATCGCAGGCTGGCCGCGCTCGGCTGGAGCGTCTCGTCGAGCCGCCGGCTCGACGAGGCCGTCGACGGCGCGGCCGTCGTCGTGAACCAGATCCGCTTCGGCGGCCTTGCGGGCAGGGCGCGCGACGAGGACCTCGCCTGCCGGTTCCAGCTTCCGGCGGATGAAACGCTGGGTCCGTGCGGATTGACCAGCGCGCTGCGCGTCGTTCCCCGAATCCGCGAGCTCGCCGTCGAGCTCGGACGTCTGTGCGCCGATGCGTGGGTGCTCAATCTCTCGAATCCGTTGAGCATCACGACGCGCATGATGATCCGGGCAGGGGCGCCCGCCAGGTGCGTCGGGCTCTGCGAGCTGCCGACGGCGACCGTCGTCGAGACCTGCCGACTTCTGGGGATGTCGTTCGCGGACGTCGAATGGGATTACGCGGGGCTCAATCACCGCGGCTTCGTCTTTTCGCTGAAGCATCGGGGAGAGGATCTCCTCCCGTCGCTCCCCGGCATGCTCGAGGGCCGAACCATCTTCGGCGTCAGCGGAGAGGAGATCCGGCGGGTCGGCGCGGTCCCGCTGAAGTACTTCCGGCTGTCGACCTCCGCCGGCAAGCCGGCCGCGAAAGGTCGGGCTGACTTCCTGCAGGAGCTCAAGGCGACGATTGCGCGGGAGCTCGAGCAGCGGACCGCTCCACCGCCCAGCCTGGCCATGCGCGATCTCTCCTGGTACGACGGCGCGGTCGTTCCGATGATCGCCGCGATCTTCGCGGATGACGGCCGCCGGATGATCGTGAACTGCTTGCGCGACGACGGCCTCGTCCGGGAAGTCCCGGTCCGCGTCTGGCGCTTTGGCGTGGACGTCATCGGGACCGAACCACCGGCTCACCTGGCGCCGTGGCTCCAGCGGTGGGCCGCTCACGAGCGCGCTCTGGTCGAGGCCGTCGAATCCCCGACTCCGGAACGCATCGAGCGCGCGCTGGCGCTCGACCCGGCGGTGCCCGGCGCGAGGGTGCGCGAGATCGGGCAGGCGATATGGGCAGGATATGAGAACTGACAAGCGACCGGATTCATTGCGCATCGCAATCGTCGGCTGCGGCCGGATGGGATTGCAGCACGCCCGCAGTGCGTCGCAGTTGGGCCACCGCATCCGCGTGGCGTGCGACGTCGACGTTGCGCGAGCCTCGGCACTTGCGAGCGAGCATCCCGACTGCGAGGCGGTCACCGACGCCGCGACCGTCCGTTGGGATGAGGTGGACGCCGCTTTCGTCTGCACGCCGCCGTTTGCGCGAGGCCCGGTGGAGCTGTTCGCTGCGCAGGCGGGCGTGCCGCTCTTCCTCGAGAAGCCGATTGGCCTCTCGGCGGCGCAGTGCCTCTCGGCGCTGACGGCCTTTCGCCTCACGGGCACGATCACGTCGGTGGGGTACATGAACCGGTATCGCGCTTCCGTGAGGCGCGCCAGGAGCCTGCTCGGGGGCGAAAGCGTACTCGGCTTCGCCGCGCACTGGGTGTGCGCCGCGTACCGCGTCCCGTGGTGGGGCGATCCGACGCTCTCCGGCGGACAGCTCAACGAGCAATGCACTCACTTGATCGATCTCGCGCGCCACCTCGTCGGGGAAGTCAGCGAGGTGAATGCCTTCGCGCAGCCCAGCCCGAACGGGGGCGGCGGTACCGCAGCGGTCTCCATCCTGCTGCGCTTCCGCAACGGCGCCCTGGGGACCGTGATCTGCGGCTCCCTCGCGAATGAGAAGCAGATCGGATGTCGCGTGTTTACGCCGCGCGGACAGGTCGTCCTGGACGGCTGGGACTTCAAGTGGTCGCCTTCCGCGGCGTTCGGCGACGGAAGCGATCTCGCGCCAGTCGAGGACGTTTTTCTCGCGGAGTGCAGGTCGTTCCTCGACGCCGTCCGCTCCGGAGACGCGAGCGCGATCCGCTGTGACCTGGCGGAGGCGATGAGGACGCAGCGGGTGGTGGATGCGGCGCGCGCGGCGTTGGGTGGGAACGGTCCCCAACCTCTCGTGCCGGAACGGACGGTGGGGGAGGCGGGCCATGCGATCGACTACATTTGACGGAGCGCTGAAGGTCGAGGAAGGCGTTTCCACCAGCAACCTCACGTCGATCGCGACAGCGCGGATCGGCCCTCGGCCTCCGCCTTTGGATTGGGCAGCGGTCTCCATGGATTGCGTGGCGCGCACCCGATACGAGGTCCTGTTCTGCGAATCCCTGCTCGAGCCCCACAGCGCGCTGATCGACGCGATCGGCGACCGGAAGGCCCTGCTCGTCACCACTCCGACGGTCGATCGGATTCATGGCGCCGCGATCCGCGCGGTGTTGCAGAAGACGAATACGGTCTCGACGCTGGTGCTGAATGCGCGTGAAGAGACGAAATCGATGGAGCTCGTCGCGGCGGTGTGCAACGAGGCCCTGTCGCATGGGCTGAACCGGACGGGCGTGTTGATCTCCATGGGAGGAGGCGTGTGTTCCGACATCGTCACGCTTTCCGCCTCGCTCATCCGCCGCGGCGTCGCCCACATTCGCGTGCCCACCACCCTGATCGGGCAGATCGATGCCGGCATCGGCCTGAAGGGCGCGGTGAACTTCTGCGGGAAGAAGAGCTTCGTTGGGTGCTTCCACCCGCCGGAGCAGGTGTTGATCGATCCGGCGTTCCTTCAGAGCCTGCC encodes:
- a CDS encoding DegT/DnrJ/EryC1/StrS family aminotransferase, with product MKVGRYNYAHQLGTDIEPLIADLRAMLVGGRYELTPEVKQFEAQLAEFLGARYVRGVNTGTDALVVALRALGIGPGDQVVTQANTFHATVGAVDLVGAEPVLVDVDPETFLIDKRQLRDAIGPRTRALMPVHLYGKPTPMAEIVALAEAHGLFVIEDAAQAIGARIEGQSVGTFGHFGCFSFHPSKNLAAAGDGGAVVARNAELDEALRRQRELGQVGQNNHVVVGFNTKLDALQARILSWKLPRLEEWNEHRRKVAGWYRERLAGLPLGFQARTEGETHIYHLFQVRTAERDSLLAHLRARDIDVVVRYPTPIHLQPAFAAKGWKAGQFPVAERLARELLCLPIRPDIGIDEIDYVTDCIHDFFQNVAVG
- a CDS encoding 6-phospho-beta-glucosidase, whose protein sequence is MHPRLLPERGGRVKPIVTILGGSTPFTAALVEALRTASAGIPACELRLFGQDVDALERMARYGDRRLAALGWSVSSSRRLDEAVDGAAVVVNQIRFGGLAGRARDEDLACRFQLPADETLGPCGLTSALRVVPRIRELAVELGRLCADAWVLNLSNPLSITTRMMIRAGAPARCVGLCELPTATVVETCRLLGMSFADVEWDYAGLNHRGFVFSLKHRGEDLLPSLPGMLEGRTIFGVSGEEIRRVGAVPLKYFRLSTSAGKPAAKGRADFLQELKATIARELEQRTAPPPSLAMRDLSWYDGAVVPMIAAIFADDGRRMIVNCLRDDGLVREVPVRVWRFGVDVIGTEPPAHLAPWLQRWAAHERALVEAVESPTPERIERALALDPAVPGARVREIGQAIWAGYEN
- a CDS encoding Gfo/Idh/MocA family oxidoreductase; its protein translation is MRTDKRPDSLRIAIVGCGRMGLQHARSASQLGHRIRVACDVDVARASALASEHPDCEAVTDAATVRWDEVDAAFVCTPPFARGPVELFAAQAGVPLFLEKPIGLSAAQCLSALTAFRLTGTITSVGYMNRYRASVRRARSLLGGESVLGFAAHWVCAAYRVPWWGDPTLSGGQLNEQCTHLIDLARHLVGEVSEVNAFAQPSPNGGGGTAAVSILLRFRNGALGTVICGSLANEKQIGCRVFTPRGQVVLDGWDFKWSPSAAFGDGSDLAPVEDVFLAECRSFLDAVRSGDASAIRCDLAEAMRTQRVVDAARAALGGNGPQPLVPERTVGEAGHAIDYI
- a CDS encoding sedoheptulose 7-phosphate cyclase translates to MRRARRWVGTVPNLSCRNGRWGRRAMRSTTFDGALKVEEGVSTSNLTSIATARIGPRPPPLDWAAVSMDCVARTRYEVLFCESLLEPHSALIDAIGDRKALLVTTPTVDRIHGAAIRAVLQKTNTVSTLVLNAREETKSMELVAAVCNEALSHGLNRTGVLISMGGGVCSDIVTLSASLIRRGVAHIRVPTTLIGQIDAGIGLKGAVNFCGKKSFVGCFHPPEQVLIDPAFLQSLPRKYLVSGVAEAIKMGIARDATLFELIEARAFDLVTSGFDEPAAEGRELLQRSVWGMLDELRQNPYEDQGYERLVDFGHTFSPTLEAALGFDIQHGEAVAIDMAMSTTIARSLGLIGADVWQRIVNVLRTASLPIFASRLDLQLCRDALVEARRHRGGSMNLVVPAGLGRVVFLKDANDLPDSILESSLASLSSCAAGIS